In Paraburkholderia youngii, the genomic stretch CCGTTCGATTCGATGAAACCGCTGCTGCTCGCGACCGCCGCGAACGGCGACGTGCAATTCGTGCGCGAGATTTTCCGCTTCATCTGGCGCGACGGGCGCGACCCGTCGAGCGACGAAGCGTTCGCCGAACTGTGCGAACGCGTCGGCAAGCCGGACGGCCCCGAGCTGATCCGGGACGAAGCGGTGCAGGCGCAACTGCAGCGCAATACCGCCGATGCGATCGACCTCGGCGTCTATGGCGTGCCGACGTTTCGTCTGAACGATCAGCTGTTCTGGGGCGAAGACGCGCTGCCGATGGTGCTGTACTGCGCGCGCACGCCGAACTGGCTCGAATCGCGCGAAGTGAAGCGGATCAGTTCGTTGCCTTGGGGCCTCGCGGACAAGCCGGCACCGGCGCCATAACACGGCGGCGGCAGCGCGCCGCGCCGCGGCTGCGGCTTCCGCCCGAACGAAGCGCCGCCGGCACACGCCGCGCTGATGCCGGCCATACCGCGCCCGCTATGCCGCCGACGCGCAAACGGGCCTAAGGTTATAAGCTTTCGCACCCCACGCGCTCGCCGCGCGGCGAGCCGATCGGCTGCGCCCGCGTCACCACGCTTCGACCATGGACGACACCGCCGCCTCACTCGATATCTGGCTCGTGCGCGTGCTGCGCACGCTTCTCGTCGAGCGCAGCGTCACGCAGACCGCGATGCGGCTGAACCAGACCCAGCCCGCGATCAGCACCGCACTGCGCAAGCTGCGCGAAACGCTCGGTGATCCGATTCTGGTGCGCGGCAAGTCGGGCATGGTGCCGACCGAATACGGCGAGTCGCTGCTCGCGGCCGCGCAGCGCGTGCTGCGCGATGTCGATTTCGTCGCGACGCCGCACGGCGATTTCGACCCGGGCCGCTCACGCCGTACGTTTCGCGTTGCCGCGCCCGACTATCTGAACGACTTCTTCATGCCGACCGTGATCGCGCGATTTCGCGAAGCGGCGCCGCATGCGCGGCTGGAAATCGAATCGCTGGGGCCGCTGCTCGATCATTCGGCCGCGCTCGACGCCGGCGAACTCGATCTCGTGATCGGCAACTGGCCGAAGCCCGATCCGCGCTTCGAGCGCAGCGACCTGTTCGCCGATACCGTCGTGTGCATGATGCGCGCGGACCATCCGCTCGCGCGCGAGCCGCTCACGCGCGACGCCTATCTGGCCGCGCCGCATCTGGCGCCGACACCGTACAGCGGCACGCGCGGCGGCGCGATCGATACCGGCTTCGCGCGCGCGAAGGCGAGCCGGCGCATCGTCGCTACGCTGCCCTACTTCGGGCTCGTCGCGCAGACGCTTCTGCAATCCGATCTGATCTTCACGACCACGCGGCGCTTCGCGATGCACTACGCGAGCATGCTGCCGCTCGCGGTCGTCGATGTGCCGATCGCGTTTCCGCGCATCCGCTGCTATCAGTTGTGGCATCCGCAGCCGGATCGGCCGAGCGATATCGGCTGGCTGAGGACGTTGATGTCCGAGGTGTCGGATGAGCTGGTCGCGCGCAAGACGCCGCGCGCGAAGACGCCGCAGCGGGGCCAACAACCGTCCAGCGGCAAATAAAGAAGGGGACGGCGTATGAGCCCGTCCCCCTCGAACACTCGCGCAAGCCTTTGCGCGTGGCCTATGCCATGATCTGCTCGGTTGCGTGGATCTGGCTCGCGGCCTGCCGTGTCCTCACCCGCAGCAGTTGCGCGCACACCGCGATCGCGATCGCGGCGGGCGCCTTGTCGACGATGCCCTCGACGCCGATCGGACAGGTCATCTCCGCGAGCCGCTCCAGCTCCACGCCGCGCGCGAGCAAACGCCGCTCGAACTTCACGCGCTTCGTCTTCGAGCCGATCATGCCGAAGTAGCTGAAATCGCGCCGTCGCATGATGCGCGCGGCCAGCGAAAAATCGAGCGCATGGTTGTGCGTCATCACCAGAAACCACGCGCCGGGCGGCGCCGCGTCGACGATCGCATCGGGTGTGTCGGTCGCTTCGACCTGCACGTTGGGCGGCGTTTCGTCGGGAAACAGCTCGTCGCGTTCGTCGACCCACTGGACCACGCACGGCAGGCTGCCAAGCAGTTGCACGAGCGCATGGCCGACATGCCCCGCGCCGAACAGCACGATGTGCATCGGCGCCGGCCGCGCTGCCAGTTCGGACGCGACGCTGCGCCGGCCGATCCGCACCGGTGCAGCATCGTCGGTGGCGCCGGTGCCGTTCAGATAATTGTTCAGGCGTGCTTCCATATCGCGCTCCCCGCTCGTCCGCCATTCGCCATCACGCCTGCCGAGCGGCCGCGGTCGCGGCGCGCACCGCTCCGACCGCCTTCAGGATTTCCTCGCTGGTCGCGGGCGCATTGAGCGGCGGATTGACCTGGTGGCCGCCCACCGCCGACACCGCGTCGCGCACCGCGAAGAACACCGAGAACGGCAGCAGCAGCGGCGGCTCGCCGGTCGCCTTCGAACGATGGATGCTGTCCTCCACGTTGCGGTTCCTGAACAGCTTGACATTAAAGACCGGCGGCACGTCGTTGACAGTCGGGATCTTGTACGTCGACGGCGCGTGCGTCATCAGCTTGCCGCCCGCGTTCCACCACAGCTCCTCGGTGGTGAGCCAGCCCATGCCCTGAATGAACGCGCCTTCCACCTGGCCGACGTCGAGCGCCGGATTCAGCGAAGCGCCCACGTCGTGCAGCGCATCGGCGCGCAGCACGCGCATTTCGCCGGTCAGCGTGTCGATCACGACTTCCGATACCGCCGCGCCGTACGAGTAGTAATAGAACGGCCGGCCTTGCAGCTTCGACTGATCCCAGTAGAGCTTCGGTGTCGCGTAGAAACCGTCGGACCATAGCTGGATACGCGCGAGATAAGCCTTCGCGATCACTTCCTCGAATGGCAAGGCGACCTCGCCGACCACCACGCGATCATGCGCGAAGCGCACGTCGCGCGCGGTCACGCTGCCCGCGCCGTAGCGCTCGGCCGCGAAAGCGGCGAGCCGCTCGCGCAACTGGCGCGCGGCGTCCTGCGCGGCTTTGCCGTTCAGATCGGAGCCGGTCGAAGCAGCCGTCGCCGATGTATTGGCGACCTTGCTCGTATCGGTCGCGGTCACGCGAATGCGCTTGAAGCCGACGCCGAGTTCATGCGCGACGACCTGCGCGACCTTGGTGTTCAGCCCCTGGCCCATTTCGGTGCCGCCGTGATTCACGAGCACCGAGCCGTCGGTGTAGATATGCACGAGCGCGCCGGCCTGGTTGAAGTGCGTGACGTTGAACGCGATGCCGAACTTGACCGGCGTCAGCGCGAGGCCCTTCTTGAGGATCTCGTTGTTCGCGTTGAATGCGTCGATCTCCTTGCGGCGCGCGCGATAGTCGCTGGTCGCTTCCAGTTCGTCGATCAGCTCGTGAATCACGTTGTCTTCGACCATCTGGCCGTACGGCGTCTCGTTGCGCTCGGTCTTGCCGTACAGATTGCGGCGGCGCACGTCGAGCGCATCGATGCCGCACGAGCGCGCGACGTTGTCGAGGATGTATTCGATCGCGAATGCGCCTTGCGGACCGCCGAAGCCGCGAAACGCCGTGTTCGACTGCGTGTTGGTCTTGCCGCAGAAGCCGTCGATCGATACATCCGACAGCCAGTACGCGTTGTCGAAGTGGCATAGCGCGCGCGTCATCACTGGGCCCGACAGGTCCGCGGAAAAGCCGCAGCGCGAGGTCATGTCGACCGCGACGCCTTCGATCACGCCGTCTTCGTCGTAACCGACTTCGTACGTGTAGTGGAAATCGTGGCGCTTGCCGGTCACCATCATGTCGTCGTCGCGATCGGGGCGCAGCTTGACCGGACACAGCAGCTTCCATGCGGCGAGCGCGGCGCAGCAGGCGAACAGCGCCGACTGCGATTCCTTGCCGCCGAACCCGCCGCCCATGCGCCGGCATTCGATCAACACGTTGTGTGATGCAACGCCCAACGTGTGCGCGACGAGGTGCTGCATTTCGCTCGGATGCTGGGTCGAGCAGTAGACGTGCATGCCGTCGTCATCTTTCGGCACCGCGTACGAGATCTGCCCTTCCAGATAGAACTGCTCCTGGCCGCCGAGCAGCATCTCGCCGGCCTCGCGATGCGCGGCGCGCGCGATCTTCGTGCCGGCGTCGCCGCGCGCGAGCTTCATCGGCGGCAGCACGAACTGGTTCGCGGCGCGCGCCTGCTGCGCGGTCAGTACCGCCGGCAGTTCCTCGTAGACCACCTCGGCGCGCCGCGCGCCGAGCCGCGCGGCCTCATGCGAGCTGGCGACCACGATGAACATCGGCTGGCCGACGTATTGCACGACGCCGTCGGCGAGGATCGGATCGTCGCCATGAACGATCGGGCCAACGTCGTTGGCGCCGGGGATGTCGTCGGCGGTGAAGACCGCGACCACGCCGGGCGTCGCGCGCACCCGGTCGAATGCGATCGACACGATCTTCGCGTGCGCCTTCGACGACAGCCCCAGCGCCGCGTGCAGCGTGCCGGCCACTTCGGGGATGTCGTCGGTGTAGGTCGCGCGGCCGCTCACGTGCAGATGCGCGGACTCGTGTGGACGCGACACGTGCACCTGGGTGAACTCGTCGAGATCCTGAAGCTCCTTCAGGAACGGTTCGGCTTGCTGGTTCATTGTTGGGTTCTCCGTATCCGTGGACGCGCGGCGCTCAAACGCTCGCGCCGGCCGGCGCGACCGCGCGCACATCGAGCGCGCTCTTCGGCAGCGGCTCCCGCGCGCGCGTTTCGAGCCAGAAGCGGTACAGCGTGTTCTTCGCCGCCTCGAGGCGGTAGTCGCTGGTCGCGCGCACGTCGGTGAGCGGCGCGTAGTCGTTGCCGAGCGCGAGCATTGCGGCCTGCGCGGTCGCCTCGTGCCAAGCGGCGTCGCGCAGCACGGCTTCGGCATTGAGCGCGCGCTTCGGCGTCGCGGCCATGCCGCCGAACGCGATGCGCGGTTCGCGGATCACGTCCCCGTCGGCAATGAACGAGAACGCCGCGCAGACGGCCGAGATATCCGAATCGAAGCGCTTCGACAGCTTGTAGGTGCGAAAGCGCAGATTCTTGCGCGCGCCGCCGCGCGCAGGCACCTTCAGGCCGACGACGAACTCGTGCTCGGCCATGTCCTTCTTCTGATACGCGAGGTACAGGTCTTCGAGCGGCATCTCGCGCTCGATGTCGCCGCCGCGCACGATCACGCGCGCGCCGAGCGCGATCAGCCCCGGCATCGAATCGCCGATTGGCGAGCCGTTCGCGATGTTGCCGCCGAGCGTGCCGGCGTTGCGGATCGGCAGCGACGCGAAGCGCTGCCACATTTCGGTCAGCTCCGGATACTGCTTCGCGATCTCGGCATACGCTCTTTCGACGCTGACGGCGGCGCCGATATCGATCCAGTCGTCATTGGTTTCGAGCTTTTGCAGCTCGGCGATCTGACCGACGTAGACGAGGTTGCCGAGTTCGCGCATCTGCTTGGTGACCCACAGGCCGATATCGGTGCTGCCCGCGAGGATGCGCGCGGCTGGTTCCTGCTCCTTGATCTGCGCGAGCGCCGCGACCGTGCGCGGCGCGGCGAAGCGCTGGCCCGCGTGCTCGTACTGGAACGTGTCGTCGCGTTCGAGCGTCGCGAGCGTGTCGGCGAGCGCCTTCACGTCGAGCGGCGCGGTCGGCGCGGGCGCGTCGAACATGCGCTCGGCCGCATCGACGATCGGCCGGTAGCCGGTGCAGCGGCACAGGTTGCCGGTCAGCGCATTGCCGATCGCCTCGCGCGACGGCACTGTGCGGTTCGCGCAGCCGTGCTCGTGGCCGTGCTTCTCGTAGAGCGCCCACATCGACATGATGAAGCCCGGCGTGCAGAAGCCGCACTGCGAGCCGTGGCAATCGACCATCGCCTGCTGCACCGGATGGAGCGACCCGTCCGGCTGGCGCAGGTCTTCGACCGTGAAGAGCGCGCGGCCGTCGAGCGTCGGCACGAACTGGATGCAGGCGTTGACCGCCTTGAAGTCGACGCCGCCCGCCGCGTTGCGCTCGCCGATCACGACGGTGCAGGCGCCGCAGTCGCCTTCGGCGCAGCCTTCCTTGGTGCCGGTGCAATGCACGTCTTCGCGCAGATACTGCAGCACCGTGCGGGTGACGGGCGCGTCCTGGATTTCGCGGATCGCGTTGCGGTGATAGAAGCGAATCGGCTCGGTCATGTCTCGGTGCTCTCGTCTGTTCGGTGTTCGCGCGGACACGCCGCGTCGATGGTTTGAAAGCTATCACCGTCAATAAACGCAACCCATAGCCTGAATCGCATGGGGGACATATTCGTGGCGCGATATACAGATGGATTTGGGCGCGGCAACGCTTATGTTGATCGGACGCTTTTGCCGTTTTTTTTGGCTTTATGCAGATGAAATGACATGCTCTAGCGCGGCAAGCCAGCCGTCTCGCCAGAAAATCACGGGGCCAACGCGCGAAAACGGACCTTTATCGGGTCTCGACCCGCCATCAGTTCGTCCCATTTTTTAGGCAAGCCCTGCAAGGGAATCGGTTCCATGGGAGAATCACGCCTCCTCGCCGATTTCAAGTCTCGTTTTCCCGATGTCCACCGACTCCGCGCCCGCCCGCAGCGAATTTGCGACGACCCTGCAAATCATTCCAGTCGTCTTTTTCACCTTTCTTTGCTACCTCGCGATCGGAATTCCGCTCGCGGTGCTGCCCGGCTACGTGCACGGCGACCTCGGCTACAGCGCAGTGCTGGCCGGCGCGGCGATCAGCGTGCAGTACCTCGCGACGCTCGCGTCTCGGCCGCTCGCGGGCCGCTCCGCCGATACGCTCGGGCCGAAGCGCACGGTATCGATCGGTCTGCTCGGCTGCGGCGCGAGTGGCGTGCTGCTGCTGCTCGCCGCGCTGGCCGGTTCCTGGCCGGTGCTGAGCCTCGCGCTGCTGGTGTGCAGCCGCCTCGTGCTCGGTTTCGGCGAGAGTCTGTGCGGCACCGGCGCGATCCTGTGGGGGATCGGCCGGGTCGGCACGTCGAACAACGCCCGGGTCATTTCGTGGAACGGCATCGCAACCTACGGCGCGCTGGCAATCGGCGCGCCGCTCGGCGTGATGATCTCGCGCTCGATCGGCTTCACCGCGCTCGGCATCCTGGTGATCGCGCTGGCAGGGCTCGGCTATTACCTCGCGCGTCTGATCGCGCCGGTGCCGGTCGTGCACGGCGAGCGGATGTCGTATCGCAGCGTGTTTACGCGCGTGCTGCCGCACGGCATGGGTCTCGCGCTCGGCTCGGCCGGCTTCGGCTCGATCGCGACCTTCATCACGCTGTTCTATGCGGCGAAGCACTGGCCGAACGCGGCGCTGTCGCTGACGCTGTTCGGCACGCTGTTCATCGGCGCGCGCCTGCTGTTCGCGAACACGATCAAGACCTACGGCGGCTTTCGCGTCGCGATCGCATCGTTCTCGTTCGAATGCGCGGGTCTGTTGATGCTGTGGCTCGCGCCCGAGCCGCATATCGCGCTCGCGGGCGCCGCGCTGACTGGCTTCGGCTTCGCACTGGTATTTCCGGCGCTCGGCGTCGAGGCGGTCGGACTGGTGCCGCCGGCGAGCCGCGGCGCGGCACTGTCCGCGTACTCGGTGTTTCTCGATCTGTCGCTCGGCATCACCGGGCCGCTGGCGGGGTATATCGCCGGCGAGTTCGGTTATGGCTCGGTGTTCCTGTTTGCCGCGCTCGCGGCCGCCGCGGCGGTCGTGCTATCGACGGTGCTGTATCTGCGCAACGCGAAAGTGACCAATCTGTCCACCGCGCAGTGAACACCGTCCGTCTCGGCGGCTAATCCCTCTCCGCGGCCATCTCCTGCTTGATCGCCGTCTGCGAGCGCACTGCGATCTGGCCGTGATTGATCCGGCTCGACACGTTGTACACGGCGATCAGCATGAACAGCTCGGTCGCGGCCACCGAGCACGCGGTGCCGACGCCGCCCCAGAAGTAGATGCTGATCGGCGCCTGCACCAGATGGAACAGCGCGCCGTAGAGATAGATCCGCTTCAGCAACGACTGATTGCCCGACGCGATCACCGTCAACATGACCTGGGTCGTCGTCATGCCGACGATTGCCGGCACGAACACGAGGACGCGCAAAATGCGGAACGTCTCGCCGAACGCCTCGCCGAGAAAACGTCCGACGAACCATTCGCCGAGCACCGTAAAGCCGACCAGGATCAGCACCGCCGACGCCGCGAACGCGAGCATGAAGCCGCGGTTGACCTTGTGGATATAGCCGAAGTCGTTGCGCTCGTACGCGACGCAGATCTTCGGAAAGAACGCCTGGATGGCCGGCGCCGTGCACGCGCGCAGCGCGTTGGTGAGTCGCTCGGCCGCCACGTAATAGCCGACCGCACCCGGGCCGCTGATCATGCGCAGCATGATCACGTTCGCGTACATGTACACGGACGTCAGCGCCGAGCCGAGAAAGATGTGATACGCCTCTTTCGCCTCGGCCATCACGTCGACCCAACCGACCCGCACGGTCAGCAGAATCTCGCGCTTCCAGATCAGCGCGCCCATCAGGATCAAGCCGCACACGAAGGTCGGCGCATATTGCAGCGCGGCCGCGAGCATCACGTCGTCGCGAGTCTTCACGAACAGGAACAGCGGAATCAGCAGACCCACGCGTGTGGCGAGCAGCGTGCCCGCGAGCACCGGCAGGCGCTGCGTGCCTTCGTAGAAGCAGCCCGGCGTCAGCACGCCGCCCCAGATCACGAGCGAGCCGAGCAGCGTCGCACCGCGCTCCTGCGGCGACATGTGAGCGGCGAACGCCCAGACGACCAGCACCAGCGAGCACAGCAACGCGAGAATCGCGCGGCCGATCGTAGTCGACCAGTAGATGCGGTTCACGACTTGCGGATTGCCAATGTGCACCGCCACCTTGCGCGCGCTCGACAGGCCGAAGCCGAAGTCGACGATGACGAGAAGAATCTGCGAAATCGATTGCGCGTAACCGATCACGCCCAACCCGGCCGGCCCAAGTACGTGCGACAGATACGGCAACGTAACGAGCGGCAGCACGTAGTTGAGCGCATACACCGAATACAGCGCGATGATGACGTTTCTCGTCGACACAATCGTCCTGTTTGCAGTTAAATCTCAAGTCGAAAAAACAGAATACGATACGAAAGCAGGTTCACTTAGTGCGACATCGATCTTGTTGTAGCGATCGTCTTCACTATTTGCGTTCAATACCGCGCTCTTCACCGCATTGCCGATCAGATTGCTTACGACGGTCTTGTAGTTGGCGTCGCTTGCGTCGGTTGCGAACAGGATTTCGGCGAGTAGAGCATGGCCGCGTGTTGCCGCGCGCAGCACCACGCGGCCCGAGGTCGAGCGCAGCACGTTGATCGAGATGCGCGTCGTCTCCTGCGAGACAGTCTGGTTTCCGCAATGCAGTGCCGCCGCGACGCCGCCGCGTTCGTAGCCGACGCCGAGATTCAGCGCATGCACGAGGCTCGCGTCCTTGCCGCCCGCGATCGCGCCGCCGCCCGGATACGCCTTCGCGTAACCGACGATCGAATCGCCGGCGCGATCGCCGAAATTGCCCTGAATCGTGATGCCGTCGAGCGGCGTGCTGCCCGGCGCGGTCGAACTGCCGTACACGAACTGCGGGCCGTCGCAGCCGGCGTTCTCGTCGTCCTGGCCGGGACGGTAGCGATTGCCGACGATCGTCGCGCCCTGCTGGTAGTCGATCTGGATGTGGCAACTCTGACCGGGCGGCACATCGAGGTACGACGGATGGCCGCGCGTCGAGAACTTCCAGCGGCCGATCTTGCCGTCGCCGCCGCAACCGTTGCGCGAGAAGTAGTTGCCGTTCACCACCTTGCCCCAGTTGCCGCTCTTCATATAGACGCCGGCAAAGCCATTGCGATCGAACACCGCGCCGACGATCAGCGACTCCGCGCCGAGAATCACGCCGTGACGCGCATTCCATTCCCAGCGTCCGCCGATCACCTGCCAGAAGTTGTCGACGATATCCGCGCCGGCCGTATGGCAGAACATGCCGATGCAGTTGATCAGCGAGCCGTCGGTG encodes the following:
- a CDS encoding 2-hydroxychromene-2-carboxylate isomerase, encoding MTVGIDAQQPLWFYDFVSPFTYLLLEQHDKWPGMDFAFTPVVLNDLYRHWGQRSAYSVPAKRTFMYRHALFRAEQLGIPYKMPPAHPFDSMKPLLLATAANGDVQFVREIFRFIWRDGRDPSSDEAFAELCERVGKPDGPELIRDEAVQAQLQRNTADAIDLGVYGVPTFRLNDQLFWGEDALPMVLYCARTPNWLESREVKRISSLPWGLADKPAPAP
- a CDS encoding LysR substrate-binding domain-containing protein is translated as MDDTAASLDIWLVRVLRTLLVERSVTQTAMRLNQTQPAISTALRKLRETLGDPILVRGKSGMVPTEYGESLLAAAQRVLRDVDFVATPHGDFDPGRSRRTFRVAAPDYLNDFFMPTVIARFREAAPHARLEIESLGPLLDHSAALDAGELDLVIGNWPKPDPRFERSDLFADTVVCMMRADHPLAREPLTRDAYLAAPHLAPTPYSGTRGGAIDTGFARAKASRRIVATLPYFGLVAQTLLQSDLIFTTTRRFAMHYASMLPLAVVDVPIAFPRIRCYQLWHPQPDRPSDIGWLRTLMSEVSDELVARKTPRAKTPQRGQQPSSGK
- the xdhC gene encoding xanthine dehydrogenase accessory protein XdhC, translated to MEARLNNYLNGTGATDDAAPVRIGRRSVASELAARPAPMHIVLFGAGHVGHALVQLLGSLPCVVQWVDERDELFPDETPPNVQVEATDTPDAIVDAAPPGAWFLVMTHNHALDFSLAARIMRRRDFSYFGMIGSKTKRVKFERRLLARGVELERLAEMTCPIGVEGIVDKAPAAIAIAVCAQLLRVRTRQAASQIHATEQIMA
- the xdhB gene encoding xanthine dehydrogenase molybdopterin binding subunit, which translates into the protein MNQQAEPFLKELQDLDEFTQVHVSRPHESAHLHVSGRATYTDDIPEVAGTLHAALGLSSKAHAKIVSIAFDRVRATPGVVAVFTADDIPGANDVGPIVHGDDPILADGVVQYVGQPMFIVVASSHEAARLGARRAEVVYEELPAVLTAQQARAANQFVLPPMKLARGDAGTKIARAAHREAGEMLLGGQEQFYLEGQISYAVPKDDDGMHVYCSTQHPSEMQHLVAHTLGVASHNVLIECRRMGGGFGGKESQSALFACCAALAAWKLLCPVKLRPDRDDDMMVTGKRHDFHYTYEVGYDEDGVIEGVAVDMTSRCGFSADLSGPVMTRALCHFDNAYWLSDVSIDGFCGKTNTQSNTAFRGFGGPQGAFAIEYILDNVARSCGIDALDVRRRNLYGKTERNETPYGQMVEDNVIHELIDELEATSDYRARRKEIDAFNANNEILKKGLALTPVKFGIAFNVTHFNQAGALVHIYTDGSVLVNHGGTEMGQGLNTKVAQVVAHELGVGFKRIRVTATDTSKVANTSATAASTGSDLNGKAAQDAARQLRERLAAFAAERYGAGSVTARDVRFAHDRVVVGEVALPFEEVIAKAYLARIQLWSDGFYATPKLYWDQSKLQGRPFYYYSYGAAVSEVVIDTLTGEMRVLRADALHDVGASLNPALDVGQVEGAFIQGMGWLTTEELWWNAGGKLMTHAPSTYKIPTVNDVPPVFNVKLFRNRNVEDSIHRSKATGEPPLLLPFSVFFAVRDAVSAVGGHQVNPPLNAPATSEEILKAVGAVRAATAAARQA
- the xdhA gene encoding xanthine dehydrogenase small subunit, with the translated sequence MTEPIRFYHRNAIREIQDAPVTRTVLQYLREDVHCTGTKEGCAEGDCGACTVVIGERNAAGGVDFKAVNACIQFVPTLDGRALFTVEDLRQPDGSLHPVQQAMVDCHGSQCGFCTPGFIMSMWALYEKHGHEHGCANRTVPSREAIGNALTGNLCRCTGYRPIVDAAERMFDAPAPTAPLDVKALADTLATLERDDTFQYEHAGQRFAAPRTVAALAQIKEQEPAARILAGSTDIGLWVTKQMRELGNLVYVGQIAELQKLETNDDWIDIGAAVSVERAYAEIAKQYPELTEMWQRFASLPIRNAGTLGGNIANGSPIGDSMPGLIALGARVIVRGGDIEREMPLEDLYLAYQKKDMAEHEFVVGLKVPARGGARKNLRFRTYKLSKRFDSDISAVCAAFSFIADGDVIREPRIAFGGMAATPKRALNAEAVLRDAAWHEATAQAAMLALGNDYAPLTDVRATSDYRLEAAKNTLYRFWLETRAREPLPKSALDVRAVAPAGASV
- a CDS encoding MFS transporter → MSTDSAPARSEFATTLQIIPVVFFTFLCYLAIGIPLAVLPGYVHGDLGYSAVLAGAAISVQYLATLASRPLAGRSADTLGPKRTVSIGLLGCGASGVLLLLAALAGSWPVLSLALLVCSRLVLGFGESLCGTGAILWGIGRVGTSNNARVISWNGIATYGALAIGAPLGVMISRSIGFTALGILVIALAGLGYYLARLIAPVPVVHGERMSYRSVFTRVLPHGMGLALGSAGFGSIATFITLFYAAKHWPNAALSLTLFGTLFIGARLLFANTIKTYGGFRVAIASFSFECAGLLMLWLAPEPHIALAGAALTGFGFALVFPALGVEAVGLVPPASRGAALSAYSVFLDLSLGITGPLAGYIAGEFGYGSVFLFAALAAAAAVVLSTVLYLRNAKVTNLSTAQ
- a CDS encoding oligosaccharide flippase family protein; translated protein: MSTRNVIIALYSVYALNYVLPLVTLPYLSHVLGPAGLGVIGYAQSISQILLVIVDFGFGLSSARKVAVHIGNPQVVNRIYWSTTIGRAILALLCSLVLVVWAFAAHMSPQERGATLLGSLVIWGGVLTPGCFYEGTQRLPVLAGTLLATRVGLLIPLFLFVKTRDDVMLAAALQYAPTFVCGLILMGALIWKREILLTVRVGWVDVMAEAKEAYHIFLGSALTSVYMYANVIMLRMISGPGAVGYYVAAERLTNALRACTAPAIQAFFPKICVAYERNDFGYIHKVNRGFMLAFAASAVLILVGFTVLGEWFVGRFLGEAFGETFRILRVLVFVPAIVGMTTTQVMLTVIASGNQSLLKRIYLYGALFHLVQAPISIYFWGGVGTACSVAATELFMLIAVYNVSSRINHGQIAVRSQTAIKQEMAAERD